TGTTAGAGCTTTATGGGAATGGGTTTGAGGCCATAGTAAGGCCGGTGGGTGGCAAGTCTCTCATAGAGACTAAGTGTGTTGCCTGTGGACAGTGTGCTTTGGTGTGTCCTACCGCGGCTATCGTAGAAAAAGACGACACGTCTCTTGTTTGGGAGGCTTTAAGTGATCCTAAAAAGCATGTGGTTGTTCAGACAGCACCTGCTACCCATGTAACCATAGGTGAGGCCTTTGGGTTACCTCGAGGTACAGATATTACTGGAAAAATGGTTACAGCCTTGAAAATGCTTGGGTTTGATGCGGTTTTTGATACTAACTGGTCGGCAGATCTTACCATCATGGAAGAGGCGTATGAGTTGATCCACAGGATTAAAAACAACGGGGTCCTTCCTCAGTTTACCTCCTGTTCTCCTGCATGGATTAAGTTTGTTGAGGAGTTTTACCCAGACCTAATACCTCATCTTTCAACCTGCAAGTCTCCTCAACAGATGTTTGGAGCTGTAGCCAAAACCTATTATGCAGAAAAGAAGGGTATCAATCCTGAAGACATTTTTGTGGTTTCAATCATGCCTTGTACTGCAAAGAAATATGAAGCTGCTCGTCCTGAAATGGTTTCTGCCCAAAAGTACTGGAATAACCCTAATATCACAAGAGATGTAGATGTGGTGTTAACCTCAAGAGAACTTATCAGGATGATCAGAGAGTCTGGGATAGACTTTGCCAATCTACCAGATAGTCCTTATGACCCTATTATGGGTGAGGGTACAGGAGCCGCTCAGATTTTTGGGGCAACCGGGGGAGTTATGGAGGCAGCCTTAAGAACTGCTTATGAGGTGGTCACAGGAAAGACTTTACCAAGACTTGATTTTGAAGAAGTAAGAGGGATGAAGGATATTAAAGAAGCGGCTGTAGAGATGAACGGGGTAACCATAAAGGTATTGGTAGCCCATTCCTTAGGGGCTGCAAGAAAGTTGATGGATAAGATAAGAGCCGGAGAATTAAAGGATTACCATTTTATAGAGGTAATGGCTTGCCCTGGTGGATGTATCGGAGGTGGTGGTCAGCCTATTCCTACCACAGTTGAGGCAAGAGAGGAGCGTATTAAGGGAATATATGAAAGGGATAAAAAGTTACCTATAAGAAAAAGCCATGAAAACCCTGAAATAAAAGCAATTTACCAAGAGTTTTTAAAGGAACCTCTTGGAGAAAAATCTCATAAGCTTCTCCATACCCATTACACTCCAAGGAGATAAAAAATACGTTAGCAGGAGGGAGAAACCATGGTTAGTAAAGTTAGAACTTTCAAATCAGAAAAAGGGTTATCTCAAGATGCAGGTACTTACAGAAGAGGAGAACTTAGAGGTATCATTCGGATAAACGAAGAAGTTTGTGTAGGATGTGATACTTGTAGAGGAGTTTGTCCTGCTGATGCTATAGAAGGTTCTGTAGGAGAAAAGCATAAGATCAACTTAGACAAATGTGTGGTATGTGGGCAGTGTTTGATTAACTGTCCTTTTGATGCTGTTGAGCAGATGAGCTTTGTGGAGGATGTGTTGCCTAAACTAAAAGACAAACAAACCAAGGTGGTGGCGATAGTGGCTCCTGCGGTAAGGGTAGCTATAGCAGAAGAGTTTGGCGCAAAGCCTGGGACCTTAGCCTTAGGGAGACTCTGGGTTGCGCTTAAAAAGGCTGGATTTGAGATTTATGACAACAACTTTGCGGCTGACCAGACTATCTTAGAAGAAGGGACAGAACTTTTAGCAAGGATTGCCGCACATGCAGGATTAAAGGAACTACCTGTTTATCTATGGGATAAAAAATTGGTGTTAGAAGTAGAGGAATATAAACACAAACCTTTACCACAGTTTACCTCTTGTTGTCCTGCTTGGGTAAGGTATGTAGAGCTTTATTATCCTGATCTTATTCCATACCTTTCAACCTGTAAATCTCCTCAGCAGATGGCTGGAGCTACGGCTAAGACCTATGGAGCTAAAGATGTGTGGAAAGTTGCGGTAGAAAAGGTTTATACCGTAGGGGTTATGCCATGTACAGCTAAGATTTTTGAGGCTTTTAGGCCTGAGTTTAATTCTGCCGGTAAATATCATAAAAATGAGAGTATAAGGGATGTAGACGCGGTACTTACTACCAGAGATTTGGCAGAAATTTTTAGAAGACTTAACATCGATTTTATGAGCTTGCCAGAGGAAAGGGACCCTAAAAATTTTATGTGGTATTCAGGAGGTGCTACCATTTTTGGTGTAAGTGGAGGGGTGATGGAGGCTGCGATAAGGTTTGCTTTTCATGTTCTCTCTGGGAAAGAACCTTCTCCTACTGCTTCAGAATGGGAGTTTCATGATGTAAGAGGGCTTACTAACCCTGTAGTCAGAGCTACGGTGACCATACCTTTGAGACCTGAATATCAAAAAGTTTTTAATGATAAAGTTATAAGACTTAAGGTTTGTGTAGTAAATGGTATTGGCCATAATGGGGCCCATTTAAAGCCAGTGGTTGAAGAAGTGCTTAGAGGAAAAAGCCCTTATCAATTTATAGAGGTTATGACCTGTCCAGGGGGTTGTATTAATGGAGGAGGGCAGCCCAAACAGGCGATGAGTATAGGGTTTATTCAAAAAATATTTTATAAGCTGGGTAGGGCTTAAACATAAACTAAGTTAGAACACAGGAGGGAAACTATGCAAAAAGTAAACAGAAGAGATTTTATAAAGTTTTTAGGTATAACCTATGTAGCCTTTACCGTAGGGGTGCCTAAGATAGTTTATTCTCAGGAAAAGGTTAAAGAAAACTTCTTTGAAACCTCTGTAGGTAGAGAAAAGCTTGAGCTTATTAAAGCAAGACAGTCTGCTCAGTATAAGGACGATAAGATAGTAAGAGAAAAATTTAAAATAGCTGCAAGCCATCAAAATCCGATGATTAAAGAATTTTACACAAAGTTTGCCCAGCATCCTTTAAGTGGAATAAGCGAAAGACTTTTACATACCTATTATAAGAAAAGAAGATAAGTCCAATCCCCTGGGGGGTAAAAATTATTTGGGAGGCCATCTCTGCATACCCTTCCCCTCCCTCCCCCAAGGGGTGTTTTTAAGGAGGTTGAAAAAACTTGTTTAGAAAAGAAATTGATTTTCTGGGAGAAAAACTTGTTCCACAGGAAGCCTACTATGGTATTCACACCTTAAGGGCCTTAGAAAATTTTCCGCTATCTGAAGAAAGGGTTCATAGAGAGCTTGTCTGGGCTATAGGTTTGGTTAAAAAAGCCTGTGCCTTTGCTAACAAAGAGCTTGGTTTTTTAGAGGAAAAAAAGGCTTATGCTATTTTAGAGGCCTGTGAAGAACTTGCTGAGGGAAGGTTTGATGACCAAATTCTAATCCATCCTCTGGCAGGAGGTGCAGGCACCTCCTTTAACATGAACGTTAACGAAGTCATTGCTAATCGTGCTCTTGAAATTCTGGGTCATCCTAAAGGAAGGTATGAGATCGTGCATCCTATAGAAGACGTAAACCTACATCAGTCAACCAACGATGTTTTCCCAACCTCAGTGAAGATAGCGGTTTTAAGACTTTTGAAGGAGTTGGCTCAAGAGGTAGCACTTCTTCAAGGAGAGTTTCAGAAAAAGGAAAAAGAGTTTGCCCAAGTCTTAAAGGTTGGTAGGACTGAGATGCAAGATGCTTGCCCTGTAACTTTAGGGCAAGAATTTGGAGCTTGGGCTGAAGCCTTAAATCGAGACTGGTGGAGGTTAAATAAAGCCTCAGAAAGGGTAAGACAGGTAAACCTTGGAGGAACAGCTGTAGGTACAGGTCTAAACTGCCCCAACGAATTCGTAGAAATAGCCATAGAAAAGTTGAGAGAAATTACAGGACTTCCGGTGGCTAAAGCAGAAAACCTCTTTGAGGCTACACAAAATCTGGATGCTCTTTGTGAAGTTTCTGGGTTTTTGAAAACCTTAGCGGCAAACCTTATTAAAATAGCAGGAGACCTAAGATTTCTTTCTTCTGGACCTAAGGCAGGTATAGGAGAAATTAAACTTCCAGAGTTGCAGGCTGGTTCCTCTATCATGCCAGGAAAGGTGAACCCGGTTGTTCCTGAGATGGTAATTCAAGTAGGTATAAAGACGATAGCAGCAGACCATGCCATAACTTTGGGATGTAGCCTTGGTAATTTAGAGTTAAACCCTTTTTTACCGCTTATCTCTCAAGAACTTATCACAAGCTTAAAGCTTCTTAAAAAAAGTTGTAATATCCTTAGAGAAAAATGTATATCAGGCATAACTGTTAATCAAGAACGATGTAAAGAATTGTTTAACCAAAGTGCTTGTGTGATCACAGCCTTTAGTCCCTATTTAGGTTATGAAGTTTGTGCAGAGGTTTATAAAGAGGCTGTGAGTTCAGGTAAAAGGGTAGAAGAGATCTTGTTGGCTCGAGGTTATTTCACTGAAGAAGAGTTAAGGTTGATACTTGATCCTCAGGAGCTTACTACCCCAGGAATTGCCGGGTTAGAAAAGTTAAAAGAAATAATACAAAAAAGGGGGGATAAAGAATGTTTTTAAACTTTGAAACGGTAGAGACACAAAGTCTGGCAGATCAGATAATAAAAGAAAATGAAATAGAAAGGTATTTAGAGAAGGGAAGGGACTTTATCAACGACGAGGAAATTTGGGAAAAATTAAACAAACATGTTGAGCCAGACCCGGTTAGGGTAAGAGAAATTTTAGCCAAGTCTCTTGCTATCGAGACCCTTGAACCTGATGAACTGGCGGTTTTGATAAACGTCAAAGACCCGGAACTTTGGGAAGAAATGTTTGCTACGGCAAGAGAGATTAAAAAGAAGGTATACGACAACCGGATTGTTACCTTTGCGCCACTTTATTGTGGAAATCTTTGCATCAACAACTGTCTTTATTGTGGTTTTAGAAGAGAAAACAAGGTAATCAAGAGAAGGGTACTTACCATAGAAGAGGTTAAAAGAGAAGCAGAGGTTTTAGCAGGAGAGATAGGGCATAAAAGGCTGATAGTGGTTTATGGAGAGCATCCTGCTACCGGGGCTGAATATATTAGAGATACGATAGAGGCTATCTATTCGGTAAAGGTGAAGACCCGAAGGGGATATGGACAGATCAGGAGGGTAAACGTTAACGCTGCCCCTATGTCTATAGACGAGCTCAAGATGCTTAAGGAAGTAGGCATAGGAACTTATCAGGTGTTTCAAGAGACCTATCATCACGAAACCTATGCCCAAATCCATCCCAAAGGAACGGTAAAACATCATTATCAGTGGAGGCTTTATTGTCATCACAGAGCTTTAGAGGCAGGTGTAGATGATGTAGGACTGGGGGTGCTTTTTGGTCTTTATGACTGGAGGTTTGAGTTGATGGGACTTTTATACCATGCACGAGACCTTGAGAAAAAGTTTGGGATAGGCCCACATACCATTTCCTTTCCCAGGCTTGAACCTGCGGCTAATACCCCCTTTGTGCAGGAGACAAAATATAAAGTTTCAGACGAGGATTTTAAAAAAGTAATCTGTTTAATCAGGCTGGCTGTCCCATATACGGGTATGATACTTACCGCAAGAGAACCTGCTCATATAAGAAGAGAAATCTTAGGTTTAGGAATTGTGACCCAAACGGATGCCTCAACCAAGATAGGAATAGGAGCTTATTCTGATAGGTATACAGAACAAGAGTTAGAAAGACAGCAGTTTCAGATAGGAGATCCTCGGAGTCTTGAAGAAGTAATAAGGGAACTTGCTGAGATGGGGTATATCACAAGCTTTTGCACTGCAGGTTATCGTTGTGGAAGAACAGGAGAAAGGATAATGGACCTCCTGGTTAAAGGGAAAGAACGAATCTTTTGTAAGTTAAATGCTGTCCTTACCTTTAAAGAATGGCTTGATGATTTTGCCTCAGAAGAAACTAAGGAGGTAGCCCAAAAGGTTATAGAAAAAGAGATGGAAGAACTTAAAGGTATGGTTCCTGAAGGGGTTTATCAAAAACTTTTAGAGTATTATCAGAGGATTGAGAATGGAGAGAGAGACCTTTATTTCTAAGTTTACAGCCTTAGCTGAAAGGATAAAACAAACTTATGGAGTAAATCTTTGGTTGGTTGAGGTGCTTGGAAAAAGGCATTCTTATGTAGCTGGCCACAAAGAAGATAGCTTTTTGCCTCCAGAACCTATATACCTTAACGAGAGATTTGCGGTTGTTTCTAACGAGTGGGAGAAAATCCCAGAGGAAGAAAGAAAACAACTGATAAGTTTTTTAAAAGAGGATCTTTTAAAATGAATATACCTAAGGGACAAAGGCTTCACATAGCCCTTTTTGGAAGGAGAAACGTGGGAAAATCTTCTTTGATTAATGCTTTAACCGGACAAGAACTTGCGATTGTTTCGGATATTCCAGGAACTACCACTGACCCGGTAGAAAAAAGTATGGAGATTCTTCCCTTAGGGCCTGTGGTAATCATAGATACAGCTGGAATTGACGATGTAGGTAAACTTGGGGAGTTGCGGAAAAAGAAGTCTTATGAAGTGTTAAATAAAGCAGATTTGGTGTTGCTGGTAATTGACCCTATGACAGGTTTCGGAGAATTTGAGGAAGAGGTAGTAAAAAAGGCTAAGGAGTATGATACTCCGTTAGTGCATGTGATAAATAAAATAGACCTTTATCCTCAGGCTAAAACACAAAAATTTCCAGAACCTAAGGTTTTCGTAAGTGCTAAGACTAAAGAAGGGATAGACGAGTTAAAACAGGTGATCATAAAGCATGCACCCAAAGACTGGGCTCTTCCAACTATAGTAGGAGATTTGATAAAACCTGGAGATTTTGTGGTATGTGTAGTCCCGGTAGATAAAGCAGCTCCTAAAGGTAGACTTATTTTGCCTCAACAGATGGTTATAAGAGACATTTTAGATAATGAAGCTATCGCCTTGGTGGTAAAAGAAAGGGAGCTTAGGTTTGTTTTTGAAAAGACCAAGGTTAAACCAAGTCTGGTGATAACAGATGCCTCGGTTTACACCAAAGTTTCTGCAGACACTCCACCAGACATAAGGCTTACGTCTTTTTCTGTTCTTTTCGCAAGATATAAGGGGGATTTGCAAACCCTGGTAGAAGGGGTTCTTGCTGTAAAGACACTTAAGCCTGGAGATAAAGTGTTGATCGCAGAGGCTTGTACCCATCATCCTGTAGAAGATGATATAGGTAGGGTAAAAATTCCCAGATGGCTTAGGGCTCAGGTAGGACAAGACCTTGAAATAGAGGTAAAAGCAGGTGGAGGGCCTCTTCCTGAAAACCTTGAGCAATATAAACTGATCGTTCATTGCGGAGCTTGCATGCTAAATAGAAAAGAAATGCTTTCAAGGATTATGCAGGCTAAGAGTGCCAAGGTTCCTATCGTAAATTATGGGGTAATGTTGGCCTACATGCATGGGATTTTAAAAAGAGCTCTTTCTCCTTTTCCTCATTTGCAACGGTTGGTTGTTTCTGAAATCAGAGATTATAAAAAAATCGCAGATGACTTTAAATGCATAAAAGCTTTCTTTTTAAAAAGAACAAACAACTAACCGAAAACAACCTGATAGAAAAGGCTTTATCAGGGATAAAGTTTTCAAAAGAAGAAATTGCCTTTCTTCTTTTAGAAGCCAACCCTGAGTGGGTATATGAGATAGCTAATGAGATAAAGAAACGAGTAAAAGGAAATGTAGTTTATTTAAGAGCGATCATCGAGTTTTCCAACTATTGTAGAAACAACTGCCTTTATTGTGGCATAAGAAGAGATAACAGGGAACTCAAACGTTATCGCATGAAGGAAGAAGAAATTTTAGAAATAGCAGAAAAAATAAGCAAACAAGGTTTTAAGACCATAGTTTTACAATCTGGTGAGGACCCTTTTTGGGATGCTAAGAGGTTGAGTCGTTTGATTAAAGAAATTAAAAATTTAGGGGTGGTAGTTACCCTATCTGTAGGTGAAATGGATTATGAGGATTATAAGGTTTTAAAAGAGGCTGGAGCTGACAGGTTTTTACTCAAACATGAAACGATAGACAAAAGACTTTTTAGTTGGTTAAAGCCAGATACTAATTTAACAAAGAGGGTTCGTTGTTTAAACTGGTTGAAGAAGCTTGGATATGAAACTGGAACAGGTTGTATCGTAGGGTTACCTGGACAGAGAATAGAGACCTTGGTCGAAGACCTTCTTTTTTTACAAGAAATTAGCCCAGAGATGGTAGGGCATGGCCCATTTATTCCTCATCCTCAAACTCCTCTGGCTTTTTTCCCTTCTGGAAACCCTTGGTTAACCCTTAAACTGATAGCCTTAACCAGGATGATTCTTCCAAAAGCTAACATTCCTGCCACTACAGCTTTAAACGTTTTAGCACCTGATTTAAGGTTTAAGGCTTTTCTAGCTGGTGCTAATGTTCTTATGCCAGACTTAACTCCAGATCAATATAAGCTCCATTATGAAATATATCCAGGAAAAGGAAGTTACCGGATAAATTTAGAGGAATATTTTCGGTTTTTTGAAAAAGAAAACCTAAGGACTGACCTGAAACCTGTTTAGTCTAAGTTAGGTCAGCCCTTAGGTGTAAAGATCTTAGATTAAGGAATAAACGGAACGTTTAAAAGTTTTAGCCCCAAGTAAGTTATCCCTAAACAAGCCACTCTTTTAACCCAGACAGGGCTTAATCTTTTAGCAATTCTAGGTCCTACAAATCCGGCAGCAATTGCTCCTACAGCCATGACTACAAACAATAAAAGGTCAGTTTGTCCAAAAAAGAAGTAACGTGAGCTTGCCATTAAGGTGTTGAAGAAAATGGCTAAGAGAGAACTACCGACCACCACATAAATCGGAAGACCCATAATTACTGTCATAAGGGGAACTACAAAAGGTCCTCCTCCAAAACCACCTAAACTGGAGGCAACTGCTATGAGAAAACCTCCTATGGCACCTATTATCATGTTAGCATAAAACTCTTGTCCCCAAAATTCTATTCTTAACTTCATGGTTTTCACCTCCTAACTAGATTTTTTTTCCTTAGCTTCTTTAGCACGTTTTAGGTACTCCTGAAGTATAGCCCTTTCCTTCTTATTCTTTTCAAGATATCCTGGTGTTGTCTGCCAGAAGAGAAGGGCAGCAAGGATCAACAGGATAATACCAAAGATGAACTTATACTCATCTACAGTTACAAACTGGTTTAATAGAGGACCTATAAAACCACCGATTAGCATAAAAATACCTACTCCTATACCAAGTTTCCAGTTGATAAATCCTATTTTTGAATAGTTGTAGATTCCTGCGGCTTGACTAAAGAGAACTGTTGGCATAACTGAACCAGCAACCACACCGTGAGGCAATCCATAGATGAGAATCAATAAGGGATTTAAGATAAAACCACCACCTGCTCCCATGATCACCCCAAAGGTACAAATAACAAAGGATAAAATGAGGGGTCCAAAAATGTTGGTAGAAGTTCCAGCTACAGGAAAATATACAGTAGGAAAGGAAATTTGATGGGTTAGTTGAATTGGATCGCTTTTTACTTCCTTGTTGGCTACAGCTAATACAGTAAAATCTCCTTTAGGGGCATTACCAGGAAGAGTTATCTCTGCTTCAAAGGTACCATCGGGATTATTCTTGATTTTAGTAAGCACAAAGATTTTTTCAAAATCCTTTAACCTGGTTTGAATTAATCTGGCAGCCTCTTTGGTTATTTCTTTTTTATCAGTAAGAGGATCTAATTTAATACCTCTTGAACCTATAATGGCTCTTAGAACTGTAGATTTCCACACATCGATTTGTTTAATTTCTTTAGGAGGAGTGATAAAGGCAACATTAGCGTTGCTTTCTCTTAAAAATTCTCCTATTTTCCATTTCTTATTTTGTTTGTACTTTTGATAGATTTCCTTTACCGGTTTTTCTTCTACCGTACCGTTTTTGTCTATCTTAGCTATATAGTCCTCATTAATCCAAATTTGATAGAAAGCAGGTATTTCTTTACTTAAATAAAATTTAAAATCTTTCCTATCAAGTCTACTTACCTGGACTTTTTCTTTTGAAGTGATTTCGATGAAGTTTACTTTGTAGCCCTCAGGGACTTTACCTGTAAGTTTAATCTTTTCACCACCTTTGAAAGAGGTTTTGTCAGCCTTTAACTCAATCTTTAAAGGTATTGCTTCAGCCTCAGGTTTGGTAGTATTCCCCTGTGGCTGAGCTAAAAGGTTTTTAGAAAAAACTAATAAAAAGAAAAACAAAAGAAAAGACCATAAGTTTAACTTAAACTTGTACCGCATAACCTGCCTCCCTCCTTTGGATTTTTGAGGTTTCTCGATCAAATATCATGCCTAAACAAAAAATGGTTAAAATTAGAAAAATAAAGAATTTTAAAAGATAAAAAATATATAGGTTTTGATACTTTGGACCTTTAAGCGCAGGGGGTTGTCCCGTTAAGGACAGATCGTTACAAAAGGTTTTGTTAGTTAGGTAAAAAACCTCAGGTTGTATTTTCTGAAAAGGAATTCTTGGAAGGTTTTGATCGTTTTGAAAACCTGTTTTAGTTGATCTCTGTCTTTTTTAGAAAGTTCTTGCGGGTTTAAATAGTTGTCAGGGGGTTGTCCGGTTTGGAGTTTTTTGGCTTGATTCAAAAATTGAAGAGAAAGGATAAACCTGTATCCTTCTTTTAATTCAGAGGCAAAGTCTAAAGAGAGAATCCCTTCCTCTTTTAGAGCATCGATTCTATCAAAGGTATTTGTATGCCAGAGGTTGTACTCTAAAGCCAGAGCTCTAATCCCCTGGACTATGGGAAAAATGGCTGTTTTTTTAAGGTCTAATTTACCTTTGTTAGGGCCTTCTTTTTCGGTTATAAACCTTCCCAAGAAATTAAGAGGTGATTCAAACCTTATGGCTTCTGCCGCAAGACACACGATAAGTCCTTTATTTTTACTTATTTTTTCTTTTATCCAACCTCTGATCTCCTTTTCTATCTCTTCATCTCCATAAACCATTCGAAAATCTAAAAAAATACAAAGATTAAGCAGAGCCTCTTTTTGAGAACAGTCCATCCAGTTAGAAAGCCGCTTTTTCCAGGTTTGCAGATCTCCTCGCCAAAGGGGATTAGAAATCATAACCCCACCAGGACAAGGAGGAAATCCTACTTTTAAAAGATTTTCGATAAAAGTAGAAGAAAAGCTTTCAAAAAAAAGGTCTACCTCTTTTTTTCTATCTGGCAAATCTTCATAGATTAAGGCGTTATCTTGGTCGGTTTTAAAACTTTGTTCTTTTCTTCCTTCACTTCCAAGTACAAAGAATCCAAACTTAGCCGAAAAATAAAGCTCTGTCTCCTTTAAGGTTATCTCCCAGGTTTTTTTTATAAACCTGTCGTTTATTTCTGCAAGGTATTTCCCTAAGTACTCCGGGTTAAAACCTTCGGAAATTTGATTTAACAATGCTTCTTTTACCAGGCTATAAAGTTTGGCTAACTCCTCTAACTCGTGGGCCAACTCCACTTGATATAGAAGAGAAACCAGGTTTTTGCTTTGAAAACTTATGATGTCAGTGTCTTCAAGTACTCCTTGAAGGATTCCTTTATCAAAAACCGCTACTTTTCTTAGTCTTTTTTCTGCCATAAGGAGGATGGCTTCAAACAAACGGTGGTCTGTAGAAAGGCTGACAAGAGGAAAGGTGGCTATTTCTTTAGCTTTTATTCCAAAAGGGTCTTTCCGTTGATATACCACTTTTTGTAAAATGTCCCTTTCAGTGATAATCCCTAAGCCTTCTTTTCCTTGCACCACAACAAAACTGTACTCTTTTTCTACCATAAGTTTAATTACTTTATCTAAGGAATCTTCTTCCCCCACAATAAGAGGAGTTTTTAAGGGTAGATTTTTTAAAGGTTGATCAAAAAATGAATTCTGGAGCATTTTAAATAATTTTTAGCGGTAGTTGTTTCAGTTTTTTATTCCTGTAAGAATAAACTAATTTTAAAAAAAGCAAAGCAGTCATGTAGGCATCTTCTAAAGCATTGTGAAAACTGGTGGTAGGTAAATCATATTCTTCTAACAGTTCATTAAGCTTAGGAATTCTATCTAAGGTCTTTTTAGGATAAAGGTCTAAGACATCAAACCCATAAAAAGAGAGGTTAAGGTTTAGTTCTTCTTTGAGATGTTTTTTTAGCATTTCTAAGTCAAACTCTAAAAAATATCCTACCAATACTGCACCCTTGGTAAACTCTAAAAATTGATGCAAGGCCTCCTTTCTTTCAAGACCGTTTTTAAGTTTGTCTGGTGTAATCCCGTGAATCTTGATAGAGTCTTCAATTCTACACAGGTCTGTTTTTAAGTATAAAATTAGTTTTTCAGAAAAAGAAAGGGTAAGATCAACAATCTTATAAGCACCTACAGAGATAACCTCGTCTTTTTTTAAATCAAGCCCTGTGGTTTCGGTGTCTATCACCACGAAAGTGGTATCTTTTACTTTTTTATTTAGGTCGACCTCCCAACTTAAGTTTTTCTTTTTTCGAAAAAAAGTATAGTAAGTCCTCTTTAAAGTTGTGGTTAACACCTTCCACACCTTCTTAAGATCCTCGTTTAACTTAAATAGCTTAGACGGTATTTTTCAAAAAGCATTTTTTGTAAATTTTCTATGAATTTAAAGACTTCTTTTAAAAGGTTTAGGTCTCCTTTTTCTAACTCAGATGGGTCTAAATAATCGTGAGGTTCTTGTTCTCGTTTAAAATTATCTATCTGAATTTTAAAACGTAAGGTGGTAAGAAATTTATAAGCCTCTTTCAGGTCTTTAGCTGTTTCAGGTTTAATACTTCCTGAGGATTCTAAACAAGAAATCCGTTTAAACGTATTCATGGTTTTAATCCCCTGTTCTAAACTAAGTACCCTTACCATACAAACCAAAGGTAAAACCCCTGATTTAAACAGGTTTAATTTACCTTTAAAAGGACCAGATTTTTCTACCAGGAGTTCTTTAAACAAACCTAAAGGTGGTTTGAGTTTAACTGCATCCAAGGCTAAATATGGTAAAATACGGTCGTTTTTTTTAATCTTTTGTAAAATATTTTGGTAAAAAAAGTCTGCCTTTTCAGGTTGGATACCTATGAAACGAAGGTCAAAGAAATTAGCTTTTTTACCTATATCTTTTAGGTCAGGATAGGCTATCCAATGAGAAAAAGTTTTTTCCCATTCGTTTAAGGTTTTTACCCAGTAAGGTTGGGTAAGATATTCCTCTTCTATTTCAACCCCTAAAAACTTCAGATTTTTGGCCAATAACAAAGCAACCTCAAAAGCTTCTTCTGAGTTGTTTTTAATTAGAAAAATTTTTAGTTTTGTTTTAAAACTGGCTTCTCTTCTTCCATGGGCTCCGATAACCATTAGGCTTGGTAGAAGAGAAAGGTTTCTTTCAGATAGGGTTAAAAGAACTGCCTTTTTGATGATCCCATCCCTTATTTCAGAAAGATATCTTCCTATCAACTCTGGGTCTTTTTCTTTTATGGCAAAATCTATGGCAGAATAAAAACAGTGGTAATAAATTTTTTTTAGTTCTTCTAAAGAGTTGGTTCTTTCTATTTCTTTAGTTATGGTAATAAGGTTTTTGCTGCCAAGGGAGATGATGTCGGTATCCTCTAAAATACCTACAGGTATTCCTTCATCAACCACCACTATTTTCCTTATACGGTGTTGTGTCA
Above is a genomic segment from Thermodesulfobacterium commune DSM 2178 containing:
- a CDS encoding [Fe-Fe] hydrogenase large subunit C-terminal domain-containing protein translates to MVSKVRTFKSEKGLSQDAGTYRRGELRGIIRINEEVCVGCDTCRGVCPADAIEGSVGEKHKINLDKCVVCGQCLINCPFDAVEQMSFVEDVLPKLKDKQTKVVAIVAPAVRVAIAEEFGAKPGTLALGRLWVALKKAGFEIYDNNFAADQTILEEGTELLARIAAHAGLKELPVYLWDKKLVLEVEEYKHKPLPQFTSCCPAWVRYVELYYPDLIPYLSTCKSPQQMAGATAKTYGAKDVWKVAVEKVYTVGVMPCTAKIFEAFRPEFNSAGKYHKNESIRDVDAVLTTRDLAEIFRRLNIDFMSLPEERDPKNFMWYSGGATIFGVSGGVMEAAIRFAFHVLSGKEPSPTASEWEFHDVRGLTNPVVRATVTIPLRPEYQKVFNDKVIRLKVCVVNGIGHNGAHLKPVVEEVLRGKSPYQFIEVMTCPGGCINGGGQPKQAMSIGFIQKIFYKLGRA
- a CDS encoding iron hydrogenase small subunit, producing the protein MQKVNRRDFIKFLGITYVAFTVGVPKIVYSQEKVKENFFETSVGREKLELIKARQSAQYKDDKIVREKFKIAASHQNPMIKEFYTKFAQHPLSGISERLLHTYYKKRR
- a CDS encoding aspartate ammonia-lyase — its product is MFRKEIDFLGEKLVPQEAYYGIHTLRALENFPLSEERVHRELVWAIGLVKKACAFANKELGFLEEKKAYAILEACEELAEGRFDDQILIHPLAGGAGTSFNMNVNEVIANRALEILGHPKGRYEIVHPIEDVNLHQSTNDVFPTSVKIAVLRLLKELAQEVALLQGEFQKKEKEFAQVLKVGRTEMQDACPVTLGQEFGAWAEALNRDWWRLNKASERVRQVNLGGTAVGTGLNCPNEFVEIAIEKLREITGLPVAKAENLFEATQNLDALCEVSGFLKTLAANLIKIAGDLRFLSSGPKAGIGEIKLPELQAGSSIMPGKVNPVVPEMVIQVGIKTIAADHAITLGCSLGNLELNPFLPLISQELITSLKLLKKSCNILREKCISGITVNQERCKELFNQSACVITAFSPYLGYEVCAEVYKEAVSSGKRVEEILLARGYFTEEELRLILDPQELTTPGIAGLEKLKEIIQKRGDKECF
- the hydG gene encoding [FeFe] hydrogenase H-cluster radical SAM maturase HydG; the encoded protein is MFLNFETVETQSLADQIIKENEIERYLEKGRDFINDEEIWEKLNKHVEPDPVRVREILAKSLAIETLEPDELAVLINVKDPELWEEMFATAREIKKKVYDNRIVTFAPLYCGNLCINNCLYCGFRRENKVIKRRVLTIEEVKREAEVLAGEIGHKRLIVVYGEHPATGAEYIRDTIEAIYSVKVKTRRGYGQIRRVNVNAAPMSIDELKMLKEVGIGTYQVFQETYHHETYAQIHPKGTVKHHYQWRLYCHHRALEAGVDDVGLGVLFGLYDWRFELMGLLYHARDLEKKFGIGPHTISFPRLEPAANTPFVQETKYKVSDEDFKKVICLIRLAVPYTGMILTAREPAHIRREILGLGIVTQTDASTKIGIGAYSDRYTEQELERQQFQIGDPRSLEEVIRELAEMGYITSFCTAGYRCGRTGERIMDLLVKGKERIFCKLNAVLTFKEWLDDFASEETKEVAQKVIEKEMEELKGMVPEGVYQKLLEYYQRIENGERDLYF
- the hydF gene encoding [FeFe] hydrogenase H-cluster maturation GTPase HydF, whose product is MNIPKGQRLHIALFGRRNVGKSSLINALTGQELAIVSDIPGTTTDPVEKSMEILPLGPVVIIDTAGIDDVGKLGELRKKKSYEVLNKADLVLLVIDPMTGFGEFEEEVVKKAKEYDTPLVHVINKIDLYPQAKTQKFPEPKVFVSAKTKEGIDELKQVIIKHAPKDWALPTIVGDLIKPGDFVVCVVPVDKAAPKGRLILPQQMVIRDILDNEAIALVVKERELRFVFEKTKVKPSLVITDASVYTKVSADTPPDIRLTSFSVLFARYKGDLQTLVEGVLAVKTLKPGDKVLIAEACTHHPVEDDIGRVKIPRWLRAQVGQDLEIEVKAGGGPLPENLEQYKLIVHCGACMLNRKEMLSRIMQAKSAKVPIVNYGVMLAYMHGILKRALSPFPHLQRLVVSEIRDYKKIADDFKCIKAFFLKRTNN